The Paenibacillus sp. YPG26 genome includes a window with the following:
- the atpB gene encoding F0F1 ATP synthase subunit A, translating into MHESPIIELGGLRIDLSVVLMLIVTSVIVFIIAKLATRNLSVENPSKMQNFMEWAIEFVQAQISSAMDFKKGKPFLALGVTMIMFIFVGNMLGLIFGVVTEYDNKDAAHVFGQELVQVTHTLDEQHAKGEEHPHAEVAWWKSPTADIGVTMGLALLVFVIVHYLGAVKNTKPYFKHYFQPYPIFFPINLIEQFSKLLTHGIRLYANIFAGEVLIGVIMGLATSNVIGAVLSVPLLMAWQGFSIFIGAIQAFIFVVLMMVYISQTVDMHEDH; encoded by the coding sequence ATGCATGAATCACCAATTATTGAGTTGGGCGGACTGCGCATTGACCTTTCTGTCGTGCTAATGCTAATTGTTACCAGCGTGATTGTATTTATCATTGCCAAGCTTGCCACAAGGAATTTATCTGTTGAGAACCCCAGCAAGATGCAGAACTTCATGGAGTGGGCGATCGAGTTTGTACAAGCCCAGATCTCCAGCGCCATGGATTTCAAGAAAGGCAAGCCCTTCCTTGCACTTGGCGTAACTATGATTATGTTCATTTTTGTAGGGAATATGCTGGGTTTGATCTTTGGGGTGGTGACAGAGTACGACAATAAGGATGCAGCTCATGTCTTTGGTCAGGAGCTCGTTCAAGTCACTCATACGCTGGACGAACAGCACGCGAAGGGTGAAGAACATCCCCATGCCGAGGTTGCCTGGTGGAAATCTCCAACAGCTGACATTGGCGTAACCATGGGTCTTGCTCTTCTAGTATTTGTAATCGTTCACTATTTGGGAGCTGTGAAGAATACAAAGCCTTACTTCAAACACTACTTCCAGCCATATCCAATCTTCTTCCCAATTAACTTGATTGAGCAATTCTCCAAGCTGCTTACACACGGTATTCGTTTGTACGCGAACATTTTTGCCGGAGAGGTGCTGATCGGAGTTATCATGGGTCTAGCTACATCCAACGTAATCGGCGCAGTGCTATCTGTACCGCTCTTGATGGCTTGGCAGGGTTTCAGTATATTTATCGGCGCGATTCAAGCCTTCATCTTCGTTGTACTGATGATGGTGTACATCTCCCAAACCGTAGATATGCATGAAGATCATTAA
- a CDS encoding ATP synthase subunit I, whose protein sequence is MDELRVYRRVLKVATYSALALCFIAAALFQEYKSIPIGIALGIVVSYVNANYLALKVRRFMDGITSQDQRRRGLGFFTRAAFALAAAMIAIKKPEMFNIYAVVGGLVFSQFLLLFAGIIQSRKEEDDASEKGVKKHA, encoded by the coding sequence ATGGATGAACTGCGGGTATACCGTAGAGTACTGAAGGTGGCGACATACTCCGCTCTTGCTCTATGTTTCATTGCGGCAGCGTTGTTTCAGGAGTATAAGTCCATTCCGATTGGAATAGCTCTCGGCATTGTCGTCAGTTATGTGAACGCCAATTACTTGGCACTTAAAGTCAGACGTTTTATGGATGGAATTACAAGCCAGGATCAACGACGACGGGGTCTAGGATTCTTCACCCGTGCCGCCTTTGCTTTGGCAGCTGCCATGATAGCCATTAAGAAGCCCGAGATGTTCAACATCTACGCGGTTGTCGGCGGATTGGTCTTCTCCCAGTTCCTTCTACTATTCGCAGGTATTATCCAGTCTAGAAAGGAAGAAGATGACGCGTCTGAGAAAGGGGTGAAAAAACATGCATGA
- a CDS encoding AtpZ/AtpI family protein: MDQPSKSPKKSTDSDSDKPANTGTVLKAAGLVSAIGIDIAVCTVAGYYLGSWWDSFGSGSSTGIRTGIGVLIGVVIGMVSVIYLIKKVMEDSDG, encoded by the coding sequence ATGGATCAACCTTCAAAAAGTCCAAAGAAATCAACTGATTCAGACTCTGACAAACCGGCTAATACCGGTACCGTCCTCAAAGCTGCAGGTCTCGTGTCCGCGATTGGAATTGACATTGCTGTGTGCACAGTTGCCGGCTATTATCTGGGCAGCTGGTGGGATAGTTTTGGTAGCGGTTCCTCGACAGGTATCCGCACTGGAATTGGCGTGCTTATCGGCGTCGTGATCGGCATGGTTAGTGTCATTTATCTTATCAAGAAGGTCATGGAGGACAGCGATGGATGA